In one Ictalurus furcatus strain D&B chromosome 28, Billie_1.0, whole genome shotgun sequence genomic region, the following are encoded:
- the LOC128603683 gene encoding uncharacterized protein LOC128603683 isoform X1, whose protein sequence is MAHKAEKTNQRDHNDNQKEEDWDFLDTGETQEQCSTEKQPSNMAHTENETNQGDHNDNEKEDEWVIINKGNKYFILSTGKTMNTDTTIIKHLKDQIPDLQEVSEVEECDFILVFCPVVSQAGTDIEAAVQKLHNISDTKPAFLVVLHHTIDPECVVPDSSRAVKRENIVTVDCLFHEDQGLLKCPKNDKSFATVTNHIQSLVPRQTCYIWNGESVWCQWLFSLSSFSSLRLSSMEGEEKTQERNIAHVFPGNKYFILSTGKTMNMDTTIIKHLKDQIPDLQEVSAVEESDFILVFCPVVSRTGTDIEAAVQKLRTISVTKPAFLVVLHHTFDPECVVPDSSRAVKRENTVTVDCLFHEDQGLLKCPKNDKSFATVTNHIQPPVPRQTLFSLNIASLGQWTYSLLPSFPSLSIPFMQGEEKTQERNIAHVFPGNKYFILSTGKTMNMDATIIKHLKDQIPDLQEVSAVEESDFILVFCPVVSRAGTDIEAAVQKLHNISVTKPAFLVVLHHTFDPECVVPDSSRAVKRENTVTVDCLIHEDQGLLKCPKNDKSFATVTNHIPPPVPRQTLFILNIGAGMEALQTIIDYIASLCQWTYSLLPSFPSLSIQFMQGEEKTQEPELRLVLLGRTGSGKSAAGNTILGREERNQAATSTDTSTSTQQSESTQGKVAGRKVTVVDTPDWFSPGLSVEKLRQDVGLCLSAPGPHAFLLVIPVKQPTGEERGMLEKMEEMFGEGCWRNTMIIFSVTDELQKKNIEEFIQSGNQEVQKLVEKCGNRFHCLNIKESGDGSQVSELLEEIEKMVEEEKNELTKRELEKELKGDCTAKDREGRKCEEAERKEREGEERDLEERHQQEMEEIREVYEGEARMGAEGGRKKQGEAILL, encoded by the exons AGAAACAGCCAAGTAACATGGCTCACACGGAGAATGAGACTAACCAAGGTGACCACAATGATAATGAGAAGGAAGATGAATGGGTAATTATAAACAAAG GAAACAAATATTTCATTCTTTCAACTGGAAAAACAATGAACACGGATACTACCATAATAAAACATCTCAAAGACCAAATACCAGATCTACAGGAAGTGTCTGAAGTGGAGGAGTGTGATTTCATTCTGGTTTTCTGCCCTGTTGTTTCACAAGCTGGAACCGACATTGAAGCAGCAGTGCAAAAGCTCCATAATATTTCAG ACACCAAACCTGCTTTTCTAGTGGTGCTTCATCACACGATTGATCCAGAGTGTGTTGTACCAGACAGCAGCAGAGccgtaaagagagagaatatagtcACAGTGGACTGTTTGTTCCATGAAGATCAGGGATTACTGAAATGCCCTAAGAATGATAAATCATTTGCCACTGTTACGAACCATATACAATCTCTG GTTCCGAGGCAAACCTGTTACATTTGGAATGGAG aatcaGTGTGGTGCCAGTGGCTCTTTTCACtatcttccttttcttctctaCGTCTTTCATCCATGGAG GGCGAAGAGAAGACACAAGAAC GAAACATAGCACATGTGTTTCCAGGAAACAAATATTTCATTCTTTCAACTGGAAAAACAATGAACATGGATACTACCATAATAAAACATCTCAAAGACCAAATACCAGATCTACAGGAAGTGTCTGCAGTGGAGGAGAGTGATTTCATTCTGGTTTTCTGCCCTGTTGTTTCACGAACTGGAACCGACATTGAAGCAGCAGTGCAAAAGCTCCGTACTATTTCAG TCACCAAACCTGCTTTTCTAGTGGTGCTTCATCACACGTTTGATCCAGAGTGTGTTGTACCAGACAGCAGCAGAGccgtaaagagagagaatacagtCACAGTGGACTGTTTGTTCCATGAAGATCAGGGATTACTGAAATGCCCTAAGAATGATAAATCATTTGCCACTGTTACGAACCATATACAACCTCCG GTGCCAAGACAAACCTTATTCAGTCTAAATATAG catcaCTGGGCCAGTGGACCTATTCACTACtaccttcctttccttctctaaGTATTCCATTCATGCAG GGCGAAGAGAAGACACAAGAAC GAAACATAGCACATGTGTTTCCAGGAAACAAATATTTCATTCTTTCAACTGGAAAAACAATGAACATGGATGCTACCATAATAAAACATCTCAAAGACCAAATACCAGATCTACAGGAAGTGTCTGCAGTGGAGGAGAGTGATTTCATTCTGGTTTTCTGCCCTGTTGTTTCACGAGCTGGAACCGACATTGAAGCAGCAGTGCAAAAGCTCCATAATATTTCAG TCACCAAACCTGCTTTTCTAGTGGTGCTTCATCACACGTTTGATCCAGAGTGTGTTGTACCAGACAGCAGCAGAGccgtaaagagagagaatacagtCACAGTGGACTGTCTGATCCATGAAGATCAGGGATTACTGAAATGCCCTAAGAATGATAAATCATTTGCCACTGTTACGAACCATATACCACCTCCG GTGCCAAGACAAACCTTATTCATTCTAAATATAG GAGCTGGTATGGAAGCACTGCAGACTATCATTGATTATATAG catcaCTGTGCCAGTGGACCTATTCACTACtaccttcctttccttctctaaGTATTCAATTCATGCAG GGCGAAGAGAAGACACAAGAAC CCGAACTGAGGCTGGTGCTGCTGGGGAGGACGGGGTCTGGGAAGAGTGCAGCAGGAAACACCATCCTGggcagagaggagaggaaccaGGCTGCTACATCTACAGATACATCTACATCCACCCAGCAGAGCGAGAGCACACAGGGGAAGGTGGCTGGGAGGAAGGTGACTGTGGTGGACACTCCTGACTGGTTCTCTCCCGGACTCTCTGTGGAGAAGCTGAGACAGGACGTGggactctgtctgtctgctccaGGACCCCACGCCTTCCTCCTGGTCATACCTGTAAAGCAGCCtacaggagaggagagagggatgctggagaaaatggaggagaTGTTTGGAGAGGGATGTTGGAGAAACACAATGATCATATTCAGTGTTACTGATgagcttcagaagaagaacatTGAGGAGTTTATCCAATCAGGAAACCAGGAGGTCCAGAAACTTGTAGAGAAATGTGGGAACAGGTTTCACTGTCTCAACATTAAGGAGAGCGGAGATGGTTCTCAGGTCTCAGAGCTGCTGGAGGAGATAGAGAAGATGGTGGAAGAAGAGAAGAATGAGTTGACAAAGAGAGAACTCGAGAAGGAGCTGAAAGGAGATTGTACAGCGAAGGACAGAGAAGGACGAAAATGTGAAGAAgctgaaagaaaagagagagagggagaggagagagatttGGAGGAGAGGCACCAACAGGAGATGGAGGAGATCAGGGAGGTGTATGAAGGAGAGGCCAGGATGGGGGCAGAAGGTGGTAGAAAGAAGCAGGGTGAAGCAATATTGTTGTAA
- the LOC128603683 gene encoding uncharacterized protein LOC128603683 isoform X2: MAHKAEKTNQRDHNDNQKEEDWDFLDTGETQEQCSTDTKPAFLVVLHHTIDPECVVPDSSRAVKRENIVTVDCLFHEDQGLLKCPKNDKSFATVTNHIQSLVPRQTCYIWNGESVWCQWLFSLSSFSSLRLSSMEGEEKTQERNIAHVFPGNKYFILSTGKTMNMDTTIIKHLKDQIPDLQEVSAVEESDFILVFCPVVSRTGTDIEAAVQKLRTISVTKPAFLVVLHHTFDPECVVPDSSRAVKRENTVTVDCLFHEDQGLLKCPKNDKSFATVTNHIQPPVPRQTLFSLNIASLGQWTYSLLPSFPSLSIPFMQGEEKTQERNIAHVFPGNKYFILSTGKTMNMDATIIKHLKDQIPDLQEVSAVEESDFILVFCPVVSRAGTDIEAAVQKLHNISVTKPAFLVVLHHTFDPECVVPDSSRAVKRENTVTVDCLIHEDQGLLKCPKNDKSFATVTNHIPPPVPRQTLFILNIGAGMEALQTIIDYIASLCQWTYSLLPSFPSLSIQFMQGEEKTQEPELRLVLLGRTGSGKSAAGNTILGREERNQAATSTDTSTSTQQSESTQGKVAGRKVTVVDTPDWFSPGLSVEKLRQDVGLCLSAPGPHAFLLVIPVKQPTGEERGMLEKMEEMFGEGCWRNTMIIFSVTDELQKKNIEEFIQSGNQEVQKLVEKCGNRFHCLNIKESGDGSQVSELLEEIEKMVEEEKNELTKRELEKELKGDCTAKDREGRKCEEAERKEREGEERDLEERHQQEMEEIREVYEGEARMGAEGGRKKQGEAILL; this comes from the exons ACACCAAACCTGCTTTTCTAGTGGTGCTTCATCACACGATTGATCCAGAGTGTGTTGTACCAGACAGCAGCAGAGccgtaaagagagagaatatagtcACAGTGGACTGTTTGTTCCATGAAGATCAGGGATTACTGAAATGCCCTAAGAATGATAAATCATTTGCCACTGTTACGAACCATATACAATCTCTG GTTCCGAGGCAAACCTGTTACATTTGGAATGGAG aatcaGTGTGGTGCCAGTGGCTCTTTTCACtatcttccttttcttctctaCGTCTTTCATCCATGGAG GGCGAAGAGAAGACACAAGAAC GAAACATAGCACATGTGTTTCCAGGAAACAAATATTTCATTCTTTCAACTGGAAAAACAATGAACATGGATACTACCATAATAAAACATCTCAAAGACCAAATACCAGATCTACAGGAAGTGTCTGCAGTGGAGGAGAGTGATTTCATTCTGGTTTTCTGCCCTGTTGTTTCACGAACTGGAACCGACATTGAAGCAGCAGTGCAAAAGCTCCGTACTATTTCAG TCACCAAACCTGCTTTTCTAGTGGTGCTTCATCACACGTTTGATCCAGAGTGTGTTGTACCAGACAGCAGCAGAGccgtaaagagagagaatacagtCACAGTGGACTGTTTGTTCCATGAAGATCAGGGATTACTGAAATGCCCTAAGAATGATAAATCATTTGCCACTGTTACGAACCATATACAACCTCCG GTGCCAAGACAAACCTTATTCAGTCTAAATATAG catcaCTGGGCCAGTGGACCTATTCACTACtaccttcctttccttctctaaGTATTCCATTCATGCAG GGCGAAGAGAAGACACAAGAAC GAAACATAGCACATGTGTTTCCAGGAAACAAATATTTCATTCTTTCAACTGGAAAAACAATGAACATGGATGCTACCATAATAAAACATCTCAAAGACCAAATACCAGATCTACAGGAAGTGTCTGCAGTGGAGGAGAGTGATTTCATTCTGGTTTTCTGCCCTGTTGTTTCACGAGCTGGAACCGACATTGAAGCAGCAGTGCAAAAGCTCCATAATATTTCAG TCACCAAACCTGCTTTTCTAGTGGTGCTTCATCACACGTTTGATCCAGAGTGTGTTGTACCAGACAGCAGCAGAGccgtaaagagagagaatacagtCACAGTGGACTGTCTGATCCATGAAGATCAGGGATTACTGAAATGCCCTAAGAATGATAAATCATTTGCCACTGTTACGAACCATATACCACCTCCG GTGCCAAGACAAACCTTATTCATTCTAAATATAG GAGCTGGTATGGAAGCACTGCAGACTATCATTGATTATATAG catcaCTGTGCCAGTGGACCTATTCACTACtaccttcctttccttctctaaGTATTCAATTCATGCAG GGCGAAGAGAAGACACAAGAAC CCGAACTGAGGCTGGTGCTGCTGGGGAGGACGGGGTCTGGGAAGAGTGCAGCAGGAAACACCATCCTGggcagagaggagaggaaccaGGCTGCTACATCTACAGATACATCTACATCCACCCAGCAGAGCGAGAGCACACAGGGGAAGGTGGCTGGGAGGAAGGTGACTGTGGTGGACACTCCTGACTGGTTCTCTCCCGGACTCTCTGTGGAGAAGCTGAGACAGGACGTGggactctgtctgtctgctccaGGACCCCACGCCTTCCTCCTGGTCATACCTGTAAAGCAGCCtacaggagaggagagagggatgctggagaaaatggaggagaTGTTTGGAGAGGGATGTTGGAGAAACACAATGATCATATTCAGTGTTACTGATgagcttcagaagaagaacatTGAGGAGTTTATCCAATCAGGAAACCAGGAGGTCCAGAAACTTGTAGAGAAATGTGGGAACAGGTTTCACTGTCTCAACATTAAGGAGAGCGGAGATGGTTCTCAGGTCTCAGAGCTGCTGGAGGAGATAGAGAAGATGGTGGAAGAAGAGAAGAATGAGTTGACAAAGAGAGAACTCGAGAAGGAGCTGAAAGGAGATTGTACAGCGAAGGACAGAGAAGGACGAAAATGTGAAGAAgctgaaagaaaagagagagagggagaggagagagatttGGAGGAGAGGCACCAACAGGAGATGGAGGAGATCAGGGAGGTGTATGAAGGAGAGGCCAGGATGGGGGCAGAAGGTGGTAGAAAGAAGCAGGGTGAAGCAATATTGTTGTAA